The following proteins come from a genomic window of Trifolium pratense cultivar HEN17-A07 linkage group LG4, ARS_RC_1.1, whole genome shotgun sequence:
- the LOC123924394 gene encoding F-box/kelch-repeat protein At1g55270-like has protein sequence MDRVLQPPLVDTTSCLCRVDTSLRTVTGAKKYVPGTKLCLRPDIKHSIHPTRNKPARGDRSCNQSPLLPGLPDDLAIACLIRVPRIEHRKLRLVCKRWYRLLIGNFFYSLRKSLGITEEWIYVIKRDRDGKISWHAFDPVYQQWQPLPPVPKEYSGALGFGCAVLNGCHLYLFGGKDPLKGSMRRVIFYSTRTNKWHRAPDMLRRRNFFGSCVINNCLYVAGGENEGVHRSLRSAEVYDPNKNRWSFISDMSTAMVPFIGVVYDGKWFLKGLGSHRQVLSEVYQPENDRWYPVQDGMVSGWRNPSTTLNGILYALECKDGCKLRVYDDATDSWSKHIDSRVHLGSSRALEAAALVPLNGKLCIIRNNMSISLVDVSKLEDLKGSSAEQLWETIAGKGHFKTLITNMLSSLAGRNRLKTHIVHCQVLQA, from the exons ATGGATAGAGTTCTTCAACCTCCTTTG GTTGATACTACTTCATGTTTATGTAGAGTAGATACAAGCCTGAGAACTGTTACTGGAGCAAAGAAGTATGTTCCTGGAACAAAGCTCTGTCTTCGGCCTGACATTAAACATTCCATTCACCCGACAAGAAACAAGCCAGCACGTGGTGACAGAAGTTGCAATCAATCCCCACTACTTCCAGGACTCCCTGATGATCTTGCTATTGCTTGCCTAATCCGAGTCCCGCGGATTGAACACCGTAAACTTCGGCTAGTCTGCAAAAGATGGTATAGGCTTTTGATTGGTAACTTTTTTTACTCTCTGCGCAAGAGTCTCGGAATAACAGAAGAGTGGATATATGTCATTAAGAGAGACCGAGATGGGAAAATCTCTTGGCATGCTTTTGATCCTGTATATCAACAATGGCAGCCCCTGCCTCCTGTTCCTAAGGAATATTCTGGAGCTCTTGGTTTTGGCTGTGCTGTTCTGAATGGCTGTCACCTATACTTGTTTGGTGGGAAGGATCCACTAAAGGGATCCATGAGACGTGTCATTTTTTATAGTACTAGAACAAATAAATGGCACCGTGCTCCAGACATGCTTCGCAGGCGGAACTTCTTTGGCTCCTGCGTTATAAACAATTGTCTATATGTGGCTGGTGGGGAGAATGAAGGTGTACATCGGTCGTTGAGATCGGCGGAAGTTTATGATCCCAACAAAAATCGATGGTCATTTATTTCAGATATGAGCACTGCAATGGTTCCTTTCATTGGAGTTGTCTATGATGGGAAGTGGTTTCTAAAGGGACTTGGTTCTCATCGACAGGTTCTGAGTGAGGTCTATCAGCCAGAGAATGATCGTTGGTACCCTGTTCAAGATGGAATGGTTTCCGGGTGGAGGAACCCTAGCACTACCCTTAATGGAATACTTTATGCTTTAGAATGCAAGGATGGCTGCAAACTTAGGGTTTACGATGATGCTACTGATTCGTGGAGCAAGCATATTGACAGTCGAGTGCATTTGGGAAGCTCACGGGCTTTGGAGGCCGCTGCCCTTGTCCCCCTCAATGGGAAACTGTGTATTATCCGGAACAATATGAGCATTTCTCTGGTTGATGTTTCAAAACTTGAAGATTTGAAAGGATCTTCTGCTGAACAGTTATGGGAAACTATTGCAGGGAAAGGACATTTCAAGACCTTGATCACAAATATGTTGTCTAGCCTTGCTGGTAGAAACCGACTCAAAACTCACATAGTTCACTGTCAGGTTCTTCAAGCTTAA